The Bacteroidota bacterium sequence TATTCTTTGATGCTGCAAACTTTTTAGTGTATTCAGGATTTAGTAGATCGTCGTTTTCGCCTAAGAATATTTTGATATTATTATTATCGTAATCCTGATTCAGAATTATCTCAGATAGCGGTTTCAAACTGGGTCCAACGGGGTGATTCTGATCGAAAAAATGCTCTTTCGAAATCAAAGGATTTATCAGGTACATTGCTAAATTGTATTTAGCTGATAGTAATAGGGCAGTCATACCTCCTGTTGATGAGCCAATTACTTCTACTTTGTGTCCTTTCTCTGTGGCATAATCGATTGAATCAATAATTTTTTGTCGAATATCTTTAGGGTTTTCATTGTCGTAATCCGGTGTAAATGACACAAAATCGCACTCCAGTTTGTTAGAAAAATATGAGGATTTATGGCCGCCTGACTGGTAGCCACCAATATAAATTATAGTTTTATTCATTTTAATTATGTGATTATGATAAATTGGAGGGGTTTATAATGCAAAAGTCAGTCCAGCTTTATCTGAGCTTTTCGTTACCGTGGTGACGGTCGTGATCTCTCTCGGTTTTAATGTCCAGCTTTTTGTCGAAAGCTTCCTGAAGGTTAACTCCTGTTTGATTGGCTAAACACAAAACAACAAAAACTACATCTGCAAGCTCCTCACCCAGATCCTTGTTTTTGTCAGATTCTTTTTCCGATTGTTCTCCATATCTTCTAGCTATTATGCGTGCTACTTCACCAACTTCTTCTGTGAGTTGAGCCATGTTTGTAAGCTCGTTGAAATAACGTACCCCATGTTCTTTTATCCACTTGTCAACAGCTAATTGAGAATCTTTTATGTTCATCTTTTTCATTATTTATGAGGTGCAAATTTACTCTAATTCGGGAGTCTGGCAACAGATAATAAGTTAAGAGTTAAAAAATATATACGCTTTGATAAGAGTAATTTAAGTATTACTCATTTTGTTGTAAAATACAGAGATGATTTTTTTTTGAAGAATAATATTGTTGAAAAAAAGTTGCATTATAAAATAATTTAATACAACTTTGTATTTCAAAGTACTTTAAATATGGAATCAGAAAAATATATAGAAGATTTAGCTGAGATAAGGAATTTAATGAATAAATCATCAAAATTTTTATCCTTAAGCGGTATATCCGGTGTATTAGCAGGTATATATGCGTTAATTGCTACATATGTAATAAATAAATTTGTTCCTG is a genomic window containing:
- a CDS encoding YqiA/YcfP family alpha/beta fold hydrolase; its protein translation is MNKTIIYIGGYQSGGHKSSYFSNKLECDFVSFTPDYDNENPKDIRQKIIDSIDYATEKGHKVEVIGSSTGGMTALLLSAKYNLAMYLINPLISKEHFFDQNHPVGPSLKPLSEIILNQDYDNNNIKIFLGENDDLLNPEYTKKFAASKNIEVISFVGDHAGNESLDLIINCIKNN
- a CDS encoding nucleotide pyrophosphohydrolase, with protein sequence MNIKDSQLAVDKWIKEHGVRYFNELTNMAQLTEEVGEVARIIARRYGEQSEKESDKNKDLGEELADVVFVVLCLANQTGVNLQEAFDKKLDIKTERDHDRHHGNEKLR